One genomic window of Kosmotoga olearia TBF 19.5.1 includes the following:
- a CDS encoding adenylate kinase, with translation MNIILLGPPGAGKGTQAKKIAMRYGIPHISTGDMLREAVAAGTELGKKVKEIIEKGLLVPDDLMVAIVEDRLKKPDSAKGFILDGFPRTVQQAESLSGILGNLGKELDAVILIDAPEEVVVERISSRRVCPSCGKVYNLLTIKPKNDMLCDDCNIGLIQREDDKPATVRERYRVYMEKTAPVINYYSEHGSLITIDGSLDIEAVTEEIFKNLENL, from the coding sequence ATGAACATTATTTTGCTCGGTCCTCCCGGTGCGGGTAAAGGAACCCAGGCAAAAAAAATTGCTATGAGATATGGAATCCCTCATATATCGACGGGGGATATGCTCAGGGAAGCCGTGGCTGCTGGCACAGAACTGGGAAAGAAAGTGAAAGAGATCATTGAAAAAGGATTGCTCGTACCTGATGACCTTATGGTTGCTATTGTTGAAGACCGCTTGAAGAAACCCGACAGCGCTAAGGGATTCATCCTTGATGGATTTCCAAGAACTGTCCAGCAAGCGGAAAGTCTGTCGGGGATTTTGGGTAATCTTGGGAAGGAACTTGACGCTGTTATACTCATTGATGCTCCCGAAGAAGTTGTAGTTGAGAGGATATCAAGCAGACGTGTTTGCCCCTCGTGTGGAAAGGTGTATAACCTTCTCACGATTAAACCAAAAAACGATATGCTTTGCGATGATTGTAATATCGGATTGATTCAGAGAGAGGATGACAAACCAGCAACAGTTCGCGAACGTTACAGAGTTTACATGGAAAAAACAGCGCCGGTGATTAATTACTACAGCGAACATGGCTCTCTGATAACCATTGACGGTTCTTTAGACATCGAAGCTGTAACTGAAGAAATATTTAAAAATTTGGAGAATTTGTAA
- the rplV gene encoding 50S ribosomal protein L22, protein MPEVPTRPKRSVFHRNRKEQEQAQPKIEARAVARYIRISPRKARAVVNAIRGKSVGEAFQILEFSPKKAARIVSKVLRSAVANAENNFGLNVDTLYVSHAVVDDGPRMKRLWPRGRGRADILQKRFSHITIVVRDSEKETQDNNMESNNNPQE, encoded by the coding sequence ATGCCCGAAGTTCCAACAAGGCCAAAACGATCTGTCTTTCATAGAAACAGGAAAGAACAGGAACAGGCGCAACCAAAGATCGAAGCTAGAGCAGTTGCAAGATATATCAGAATTTCTCCCAGAAAGGCAAGAGCCGTCGTTAACGCTATCAGAGGTAAGAGCGTTGGAGAGGCTTTCCAGATACTGGAATTCTCTCCCAAGAAAGCAGCAAGAATCGTATCCAAAGTCTTAAGATCTGCTGTGGCAAATGCTGAAAACAATTTTGGTCTCAATGTTGACACGCTCTATGTAAGTCACGCCGTCGTCGATGATGGTCCAAGAATGAAAAGATTGTGGCCGCGCGGAAGAGGAAGAGCTGACATACTCCAGAAGCGTTTCAGCCACATAACCATTGTTGTGAGAGACAGTGAAAAAGAGACACAAGACAACAACATGGAATCAAATAACAATCCTCAGGAGTGA
- the rplW gene encoding 50S ribosomal protein L23 — protein sequence MANPKLTLNDVLIRPIITEKSFSGEEYNKYTFEVHRDASKHLIKEAIEKIFNVKVEKINVINVKPKPKRRGIAVGRTRSWKKAVVTLVEGYRIKELEGQH from the coding sequence ATGGCTAATCCTAAACTTACTCTTAACGATGTCCTTATAAGGCCAATAATAACGGAGAAGTCTTTCTCCGGAGAAGAATACAACAAGTACACCTTTGAAGTTCACAGGGATGCCAGCAAGCACCTCATAAAAGAAGCCATTGAAAAGATCTTCAATGTTAAGGTAGAAAAGATCAATGTCATAAACGTTAAGCCCAAACCAAAAAGAAGAGGTATCGCTGTTGGCAGAACGAGATCCTGGAAAAAAGCTGTGGTAACACTCGTAGAAGGTTACCGAATAAAAGAACTTGAAGGGCAACACTGA
- the rpmD gene encoding 50S ribosomal protein L30: MAKKLKIKLVKSPIGYNRRQRATLKALGLRKISDEVVHDDSPQIRGMINAVIHMLEVKEIEN; the protein is encoded by the coding sequence ATGGCCAAGAAGCTGAAGATAAAGCTTGTTAAAAGCCCTATTGGATACAATCGAAGGCAGCGTGCCACACTCAAAGCGTTGGGCCTAAGAAAAATCAGCGATGAGGTTGTGCATGATGATTCCCCTCAGATAAGGGGCATGATCAACGCTGTTATTCACATGCTAGAAGTAAAAGAGATAGAAAATTGA
- a CDS encoding type Z 30S ribosomal protein S14, protein MAKKSMVAKWKRGSKYKVRKYNRCHICGRPRAVYREFGLCRVCFRKLASEGKLPGVKKASW, encoded by the coding sequence ATGGCAAAAAAATCGATGGTTGCTAAGTGGAAAAGAGGATCTAAATACAAAGTCAGGAAGTATAATCGCTGCCATATATGTGGAAGACCAAGAGCCGTTTATAGGGAGTTTGGCCTTTGTAGAGTTTGTTTTAGAAAACTCGCCTCAGAGGGAAAACTCCCTGGCGTGAAGAAGGCAAGCTGGTGA
- the secY gene encoding preprotein translocase subunit SecY, with amino-acid sequence MWNALKNAFKIPELRDRIFFTLFALAIFRLGIYIPIPGININAWASYFSGLSEGAAGGFIGFFDVFTGGALKNFSLFALSVTPYINASIMLQLLASVVPSLKEMLKEGEEGRKKYARLTRRLTVFLGSLQAFLLTLALSNNQGLIATPNRAIFVLLGTVSLLGGTMFLLWLGERITEKGIGNGISVLIFAGIVARYPQYIAQAAVSLTPLQWIVLIAIAVLTVVAVIYVQMGERRIEIQYARRVSGRRVFGGVSTHIPIKVNQGGVIPIIFAAAIMTLPQMISSVLPEGNLLGRLFAYSSPLYLTLYGLLVFFFTYFYSTLVFDVKDVSNNIKNYGGYIPGIRPGYPTERYISRVLTRVTFMGAIFLVIIALLPSIVQGFIGIQIVIGGTSTLIAVGVALDILQQIESHLIVRHYEGFIKKGRLRGRR; translated from the coding sequence GTGTGGAATGCGCTTAAGAACGCCTTCAAAATCCCTGAACTCAGGGATAGGATTTTTTTCACACTCTTTGCGTTGGCCATCTTTCGTTTGGGTATATATATACCAATCCCAGGCATTAACATCAATGCCTGGGCTAGCTACTTTTCTGGTCTTTCTGAAGGAGCTGCCGGAGGCTTCATCGGATTCTTCGATGTTTTCACCGGAGGTGCTCTTAAGAATTTCTCGCTTTTCGCTCTCAGTGTTACACCATACATAAACGCATCAATCATGTTACAGTTACTCGCTTCTGTCGTTCCAAGTCTCAAAGAGATGTTGAAAGAGGGAGAAGAAGGAAGGAAAAAATATGCCCGGCTTACAAGGCGTTTGACCGTGTTTTTGGGCTCGCTCCAGGCTTTCCTTCTTACACTTGCCCTTTCCAACAACCAAGGGCTCATCGCAACACCAAACAGAGCAATTTTTGTACTACTCGGAACGGTGTCTCTCCTGGGTGGTACAATGTTCCTGCTCTGGCTCGGTGAACGTATAACAGAAAAGGGTATAGGTAACGGTATCTCTGTGCTGATATTTGCTGGTATAGTTGCCAGGTATCCTCAATACATCGCTCAGGCAGCAGTGTCCCTTACTCCGCTGCAGTGGATTGTCCTTATAGCTATCGCCGTATTAACAGTTGTTGCCGTTATCTATGTACAAATGGGTGAAAGAAGAATCGAAATACAGTATGCAAGGCGTGTATCTGGAAGGCGTGTTTTCGGCGGCGTTTCAACACATATTCCGATAAAAGTAAATCAGGGAGGCGTTATCCCGATAATCTTTGCGGCAGCAATAATGACGCTACCCCAGATGATTTCCAGTGTCCTACCAGAAGGGAACCTGCTTGGCAGACTGTTTGCTTATTCCTCACCGTTGTACCTGACACTATACGGTCTGTTGGTGTTCTTCTTCACTTATTTCTATAGCACGTTGGTCTTTGATGTTAAAGATGTTTCGAATAACATAAAGAACTACGGTGGTTATATTCCGGGAATTAGACCTGGATATCCAACCGAACGATACATAAGCAGGGTTTTAACACGGGTTACCTTTATGGGGGCTATTTTCCTTGTTATCATTGCCCTGCTGCCGTCTATCGTTCAGGGATTCATAGGAATTCAGATAGTCATTGGAGGTACATCCACGCTGATCGCTGTTGGTGTCGCTTTAGACATCCTTCAGCAGATAGAATCCCACCTTATCGTTAGACACTACGAAGGATTCATCAAAAAGGGTAGACTGCGCGGGAGGAGATGA
- the rplR gene encoding 50S ribosomal protein L18, whose protein sequence is MIKRRDRKELRRKRHLRVRSKIKGTPERPRLAVYRSERHIYAQIIDDIAGRTIVSASTVDKELREKLTKTWNQEAAKEVGKLIAKRAAEKGIKKIVFDRGGFKFHGRIKSLADAAREAGLEF, encoded by the coding sequence GTGATAAAGCGCAGAGATAGAAAAGAACTAAGAAGAAAACGCCATTTGCGCGTCAGGTCTAAAATAAAGGGAACTCCTGAAAGGCCAAGGTTGGCCGTTTACAGGAGTGAAAGACATATATACGCACAGATCATAGACGATATTGCAGGTCGTACCATCGTTTCCGCTTCGACGGTTGATAAAGAACTCCGAGAAAAACTCACAAAAACTTGGAATCAGGAAGCGGCAAAAGAGGTCGGTAAGCTAATCGCCAAACGAGCGGCTGAAAAAGGCATCAAAAAAATTGTCTTTGACAGAGGCGGTTTTAAATTTCATGGTAGAATCAAATCATTGGCCGATGCCGCAAGAGAAGCCGGCCTCGAGTTCTGA
- the rplO gene encoding 50S ribosomal protein L15, which translates to MAFSLENLRPAPGSRPKSKRVGRGSSSGKGKTSSRGHKGQGRGTGKVRMFFEGGQTPLFRRIPIKGFKNRNAKEYVIINLSTLEEVFEEGNVITPEILLEKKIIKNLKDGVKILGKGELTKALVVKAHAFSRTAKEKIEAVGGKAEVI; encoded by the coding sequence ATGGCATTCAGTCTCGAAAACCTTCGCCCTGCACCTGGTTCGCGACCAAAGAGTAAACGAGTTGGTAGGGGTTCCAGTTCCGGAAAAGGAAAAACCTCATCTCGTGGTCACAAGGGACAGGGAAGAGGCACAGGAAAAGTCAGGATGTTCTTCGAAGGTGGTCAGACACCTCTGTTTCGTAGAATCCCGATAAAAGGTTTCAAGAATAGAAATGCAAAAGAGTATGTGATTATCAACCTCTCTACCCTTGAAGAAGTATTTGAAGAGGGAAACGTGATCACCCCAGAAATCCTTCTGGAGAAAAAGATAATTAAGAATTTGAAAGATGGCGTAAAGATACTTGGCAAAGGAGAACTTACCAAAGCGTTGGTCGTTAAAGCTCATGCTTTCAGCAGGACCGCGAAAGAGAAGATCGAAGCTGTAGGTGGCAAGGCTGAGGTGATTTGA
- the rpmC gene encoding 50S ribosomal protein L29: protein MKATELQKFTDEELKQMLDDLKRKLMDLRFQLEMNKLTNTSQIKFVKRDIARIKTILRGRELGVRR, encoded by the coding sequence ATGAAAGCAACAGAACTTCAGAAGTTCACAGACGAGGAGCTCAAGCAGATGCTTGACGATTTGAAAAGAAAGTTGATGGATCTCAGGTTTCAGCTCGAGATGAACAAATTAACCAACACTTCTCAGATAAAGTTTGTTAAAAGAGATATAGCAAGAATAAAGACAATCCTCCGCGGTCGCGAGCTTGGGGTAAGGAGGTAA
- the rplF gene encoding 50S ribosomal protein L6: MSRLIKKPIPVPNGVQVEIKENIIKVKGPKGELSQEYLPYVKIEQKEDGIWVTPNEEMVRRQSDRRKLAMFSGTYWALVRNMIIGVTQGYQKELEIKGVGYRAQLQGKKLVLNLGYAHPVEIEPPEGITIEVPNPTSIIVKGIDKYLVGQVAANIRRWREPIVYSGKGIRYKGEYVRTKVGKKV; the protein is encoded by the coding sequence ATGTCAAGGCTCATAAAAAAACCAATACCAGTTCCCAATGGAGTCCAGGTTGAAATTAAGGAAAACATCATCAAGGTTAAAGGCCCTAAAGGTGAACTGTCTCAGGAATACCTTCCATACGTTAAAATAGAACAGAAAGAAGACGGTATCTGGGTTACACCAAATGAGGAAATGGTTAGAAGGCAGAGTGACCGCAGGAAACTCGCCATGTTCTCTGGAACCTACTGGGCATTGGTAAGAAACATGATTATCGGCGTCACACAGGGTTATCAAAAAGAACTTGAGATCAAAGGTGTAGGATATCGTGCCCAGTTACAAGGGAAGAAGCTTGTGCTCAACCTTGGTTACGCTCACCCTGTTGAAATCGAGCCACCAGAAGGAATCACAATTGAGGTTCCCAATCCCACTTCAATAATTGTAAAAGGAATTGACAAGTATCTTGTGGGACAGGTTGCTGCAAACATCAGACGCTGGAGAGAACCAATCGTTTACTCCGGTAAGGGTATCAGATACAAGGGTGAATATGTCAGAACCAAGGTCGGTAAGAAAGTCTGA
- the rpsE gene encoding 30S ribosomal protein S5 translates to MPEARKPGISIQKQVEEKEFEERIIEIRRVTKVVAGGKNLSFRAVAIVGNKNGKVGLGVGSAREVPTAIRKAIIAAKKNLIDVPVLRDTIPHEVLGRQDASRVLLKPAGPGTGIIANTPVRAVVELAGIKNILTKSLGSTNPINLARATINGLLQLKSPAEYAKLRNVSVKEVFNGVSEEGESWPRS, encoded by the coding sequence ATGCCCGAAGCAAGAAAACCAGGTATCTCAATCCAGAAACAGGTTGAAGAAAAAGAATTCGAAGAAAGAATAATAGAGATTCGCCGTGTCACAAAAGTCGTCGCTGGAGGTAAGAATCTTTCTTTCCGTGCGGTAGCTATTGTTGGCAATAAAAACGGTAAGGTTGGTCTTGGTGTTGGAAGCGCCAGAGAGGTTCCAACAGCCATCAGGAAAGCTATAATTGCCGCAAAAAAGAACCTTATAGATGTACCGGTTCTCAGAGACACGATCCCTCATGAAGTTCTCGGCAGGCAGGACGCGTCCAGAGTCCTCCTCAAACCCGCTGGTCCCGGTACTGGTATCATAGCTAACACACCCGTAAGAGCCGTTGTTGAACTTGCCGGTATAAAGAACATACTCACAAAATCTCTCGGATCAACCAATCCAATCAATCTGGCAAGAGCGACAATAAACGGTCTCCTTCAGCTGAAATCACCAGCTGAATATGCCAAGCTCAGAAATGTTTCCGTTAAAGAAGTATTCAACGGTGTTTCCGAGGAGGGTGAATCATGGCCAAGAAGCTGA
- the rpsS gene encoding 30S ribosomal protein S19 has product MSRSKKKGPYVHPKLLKKIKEMNEKGEKKPIKTWSRASMVVPEMIGHTIAVYNGMKHIPVYITENMIGHRLGEFSPTRRFGGHADKKSKKGQVK; this is encoded by the coding sequence ATGTCTCGGTCTAAGAAAAAGGGTCCTTACGTACACCCTAAACTCTTAAAGAAAATAAAGGAAATGAATGAAAAAGGTGAAAAGAAACCCATAAAGACGTGGAGCCGTGCATCCATGGTGGTTCCAGAGATGATTGGTCATACAATAGCTGTTTATAACGGTATGAAACACATACCGGTTTACATCACGGAAAATATGATCGGTCATAGGCTTGGAGAATTCTCCCCCACCAGACGTTTCGGTGGGCATGCCGATAAGAAGTCCAAGAAAGGTCAAGTCAAATGA
- the rplE gene encoding 50S ribosomal protein L5, whose protein sequence is MTYDYVPLKEKYEKEVVPSMMKEFGYKNKLQVPRLEKIVINMGIGEGSRNADLIEIHARELMAIAGQKPVVTKAKKSIANFKIRKGMPLGLKVTLRGARMYNFLYKLINIVLPKLRDFRGVNPDSFDGKGNYALGLPEQLIFPEIAPDQVKRIQGMDVIIVTTAKTDEEARKLLALLGMPFKR, encoded by the coding sequence ATGACATACGACTACGTACCACTAAAAGAAAAATACGAAAAAGAAGTCGTTCCCTCGATGATGAAAGAATTTGGCTACAAGAACAAGCTTCAGGTTCCCAGACTCGAAAAAATAGTCATTAACATGGGAATTGGTGAAGGATCAAGAAATGCTGACCTCATCGAAATTCACGCGAGGGAATTGATGGCAATAGCGGGACAGAAACCCGTTGTTACAAAGGCAAAGAAGAGTATTGCAAACTTCAAAATCAGGAAAGGCATGCCTCTTGGACTCAAAGTAACGCTCAGAGGCGCAAGGATGTACAATTTCCTGTACAAACTGATAAACATCGTTCTACCCAAACTGAGAGACTTCAGGGGAGTCAATCCTGATAGTTTCGACGGAAAAGGTAATTACGCTCTCGGTTTACCAGAACAATTAATATTCCCCGAGATAGCTCCTGATCAGGTCAAAAGAATTCAGGGAATGGACGTAATCATCGTAACCACTGCAAAAACAGATGAAGAAGCTCGTAAGCTCTTAGCACTTCTGGGCATGCCCTTCAAAAGATGA
- the rplP gene encoding 50S ribosomal protein L16 yields the protein MLMPKRVKYRKQQRGKMRGKAKGGTLVHFGDWGLKALEPHWITAQQIEACRIAIMRTLKRNGKVWIRVFPDKPITSKGIGVRMGKGKGDVEGWVAVVKPGKILFEIGGINDELAKEALAYAATKLPIKTKIVPRYEIGGEL from the coding sequence ATGCTGATGCCCAAACGTGTTAAGTATAGAAAACAACAACGTGGCAAAATGCGTGGAAAAGCCAAGGGTGGTACCCTCGTTCACTTCGGTGATTGGGGTCTTAAAGCTCTTGAGCCACACTGGATCACGGCACAGCAAATCGAAGCTTGTCGTATCGCGATAATGAGAACGCTTAAAAGAAATGGAAAAGTCTGGATCAGAGTTTTCCCAGATAAACCGATAACCTCAAAAGGTATCGGCGTGAGAATGGGAAAAGGTAAAGGAGACGTTGAAGGTTGGGTTGCAGTTGTCAAACCTGGTAAGATACTTTTTGAAATCGGCGGTATTAACGATGAACTAGCCAAAGAAGCCCTTGCTTACGCCGCTACCAAGCTCCCAATCAAGACAAAGATTGTTCCAAGATACGAAATAGGGGGTGAGCTCTGA
- the rplX gene encoding 50S ribosomal protein L24 has product MGMRIKKDDTVKVISGEYKGKIGKVLKTLPKEGKVIIEGVNFTKRHQRPTNQYREGGIIEREAPIYACKVMVVCPNCDKPTRVGHKKLESGEKVRVCKKCGEIIDKV; this is encoded by the coding sequence ATGGGTATGAGAATAAAGAAAGACGATACCGTAAAGGTTATATCCGGAGAATACAAAGGAAAAATCGGGAAGGTTCTGAAAACCCTCCCGAAAGAAGGGAAGGTCATCATTGAGGGCGTTAACTTCACAAAACGTCATCAGCGCCCAACGAACCAGTACCGGGAAGGCGGAATAATTGAGCGTGAAGCCCCAATCTATGCCTGTAAAGTGATGGTTGTTTGCCCTAATTGTGATAAACCAACCAGGGTTGGCCACAAAAAGTTAGAAAGCGGAGAGAAAGTTCGTGTCTGCAAAAAATGTGGCGAGATAATTGACAAGGTATGA
- the rpsH gene encoding 30S ribosomal protein S8, producing the protein MWSDPIADMLTRIRNANAAFKESVDLPASNMKRAILEILKKEGYIEDYKYIEDGKQGILKVFLKYKGDRRNRQRVISGIVRVSKPGRRIYVSKDELPKVKSGMGIAVISTSKGIITDKEARKKNVGGEVICYVW; encoded by the coding sequence ATGTGGAGCGACCCCATAGCTGACATGCTCACAAGGATTAGAAATGCAAATGCAGCTTTTAAAGAAAGCGTAGATCTCCCAGCTTCTAACATGAAGCGAGCAATACTGGAAATCCTGAAGAAAGAAGGATATATTGAAGATTACAAATACATCGAAGACGGAAAACAAGGGATTCTGAAGGTATTTCTGAAGTACAAAGGAGATCGAAGAAACAGACAGAGAGTTATCAGTGGAATCGTCAGGGTTTCTAAACCCGGAAGAAGAATTTACGTCAGCAAAGACGAACTGCCGAAAGTAAAATCCGGGATGGGAATTGCCGTTATCAGCACATCAAAAGGCATCATAACGGACAAGGAAGCCCGCAAGAAAAATGTCGGCGGTGAAGTTATTTGCTACGTCTGGTAA
- the rpsC gene encoding 30S ribosomal protein S3, whose amino-acid sequence MGQKVHPYGFRLGISKDWKARWINEKNYKEYLLEDLKIRDYIKKTYHSAGVSDIFIERPEPGKVSITIKCARPGVIIGRKGSEVKKLRAGLERLINRKFQLNIEEVKTPETDALLVAEDIASRIEKRASYKRAMKRAIFTAMRKGAKGIKIMVSGRLNGAEIARTEWYLEGRLPLQTLKSDIDYGYTTALTKMGIIGVRVWIYKGDVAQKKATEA is encoded by the coding sequence GTGGGTCAGAAGGTACATCCATATGGATTCAGGCTTGGAATAAGCAAAGATTGGAAAGCTCGCTGGATAAACGAGAAAAACTACAAAGAGTATCTACTTGAAGATTTAAAAATACGTGATTACATCAAAAAAACGTACCATTCTGCCGGTGTTTCCGACATCTTTATTGAAAGACCTGAACCTGGAAAGGTCTCAATAACCATTAAATGTGCTCGTCCTGGTGTCATCATCGGCAGAAAGGGTTCTGAAGTCAAGAAGCTGAGAGCTGGTCTCGAAAGGCTCATAAACAGAAAATTCCAGTTAAACATTGAAGAAGTGAAAACACCCGAGACCGATGCTTTACTGGTAGCCGAAGATATCGCTTCAAGAATTGAAAAGAGAGCTTCTTATAAACGTGCTATGAAAAGGGCAATTTTCACCGCAATGCGCAAAGGAGCCAAAGGAATCAAGATAATGGTTTCCGGACGTTTGAACGGTGCAGAAATTGCAAGAACTGAATGGTATCTCGAAGGACGACTCCCTCTTCAGACATTAAAATCAGACATCGACTACGGCTACACCACAGCCCTTACAAAAATGGGTATCATTGGCGTCAGAGTCTGGATTTATAAGGGAGACGTTGCCCAGAAAAAAGCAACTGAGGCTTGA
- the rplN gene encoding 50S ribosomal protein L14 has protein sequence MIQLESYLRVADNSGAKVIKVIQVSGGSKRKTGSIGDIVVASVREAVPNTDIKKGDIVRAVVVRTKKEIRRPDGTYIRFDDNAAVIIDKQNQPKGTRVFGPVARELREKGFSKIASLAQEVW, from the coding sequence ATGATACAGCTTGAATCTTATCTGAGAGTTGCCGATAACTCCGGTGCAAAGGTCATCAAGGTTATCCAGGTTTCTGGAGGATCCAAAAGGAAAACAGGTTCCATTGGTGATATCGTAGTGGCTTCTGTTAGGGAGGCTGTTCCGAACACCGATATCAAAAAAGGTGATATCGTTCGTGCGGTAGTCGTTCGAACAAAAAAGGAAATACGTAGACCGGATGGAACATACATCCGTTTCGATGACAACGCAGCGGTTATTATCGACAAACAGAATCAGCCCAAAGGTACCCGTGTTTTTGGACCTGTTGCAAGAGAGTTGAGAGAAAAAGGGTTCTCCAAGATCGCCTCTCTTGCACAAGAGGTTTGGTAA
- the rpsQ gene encoding 30S ribosomal protein S17: MPRKKLVGTVVSNKMDKTVVVRVERTFAHPLYKKTVKRAKKYHAHDEDNSCGIGDIVEIEECRPLSKTKKFKVVRIVKKSVFGEEKLETPENVEMLGGEEK, translated from the coding sequence ATGCCAAGGAAAAAATTAGTCGGAACCGTTGTAAGCAATAAAATGGATAAAACTGTAGTAGTCAGAGTTGAAAGAACTTTTGCTCACCCTCTCTACAAGAAAACTGTTAAGAGAGCAAAAAAGTATCACGCTCATGATGAAGACAACTCCTGCGGAATCGGCGACATCGTCGAAATCGAAGAATGCAGACCATTGAGCAAAACAAAAAAGTTCAAAGTCGTTAGAATAGTTAAAAAGAGTGTTTTTGGTGAAGAAAAACTCGAAACTCCCGAGAACGTGGAAATGCTCGGAGGTGAAGAGAAATGA
- the rplB gene encoding 50S ribosomal protein L2 → MGLKKFKPVTPGRRFMLIPDYSEITKTEPEKSLLVPLKKKAGRNHHGHVTVRHQGGGHKRMYRIIDFKRNKFGIPARVASIEYDPNRTARIALLVYADGEKRYILAPKGLKVGDTIMNGPDAEITVGNALPLANIPVGTIVHNIEFIPGKGGQIARSAGTYAQLMAKEGRYALLRMPSGELRKVLVTCMATIGMVGNEDHSNEVHGKAGRKRWLGIRPTVRGMTMNPVDHPMGGGEGRSKGHIPQSPWGIPAKGYKTRKSKKPSDKLIVKRRKQK, encoded by the coding sequence ATGGGTCTCAAGAAGTTCAAACCAGTCACCCCGGGAAGAAGATTCATGCTGATCCCTGATTACAGTGAAATAACAAAAACCGAACCCGAAAAGTCTCTTCTCGTTCCTCTTAAGAAGAAGGCAGGACGCAACCATCACGGCCACGTAACCGTAAGACATCAGGGTGGCGGTCATAAGAGAATGTATCGAATCATTGATTTCAAGAGAAATAAATTTGGTATTCCAGCACGCGTTGCTTCAATAGAATATGACCCCAACAGAACAGCGAGAATAGCTCTTCTTGTTTATGCTGATGGTGAAAAAAGATATATTCTCGCACCCAAAGGGCTGAAAGTTGGCGACACTATAATGAATGGACCTGATGCCGAAATAACCGTTGGCAACGCTCTACCTCTTGCCAATATTCCTGTTGGGACTATTGTTCACAACATAGAGTTTATACCCGGTAAAGGCGGTCAGATTGCCAGGTCTGCCGGCACCTACGCCCAGCTCATGGCAAAGGAAGGTCGCTATGCTCTCTTGAGAATGCCCTCAGGTGAACTCAGGAAAGTACTTGTAACCTGTATGGCGACCATTGGTATGGTAGGAAACGAAGATCATTCCAATGAGGTACACGGTAAGGCCGGTCGCAAAAGATGGCTTGGAATTCGTCCTACCGTAAGGGGTATGACCATGAACCCGGTCGACCATCCAATGGGTGGTGGTGAAGGAAGATCGAAAGGTCATATTCCTCAAAGCCCCTGGGGTATTCCTGCCAAAGGGTACAAAACCAGAAAATCAAAGAAACCTTCCGACAAGTTAATCGTCAAGCGAAGGAAACAGAAATAA